Genomic window (Burkholderiales bacterium):
CCCGACCAGATTCATATCCTGAACATTTCGTTTCTGGTTCCCGAGATGCGGCGCGAGTTCGGCGGCTGCGCCGGCAATATTGCCTTCAACCTGAAAATGCTCGGCGGCGAGCCGCTGATCATGGCTACTGTCGGCGAAGACAGCGCGCCGTACGCCGAACGCTTGCAGCGCCTGGAATTGCCGCAAACGCACTTGCGAACCATGCCGGGAACCTTTACCGCGCAATGCTTCATTACAACGGACCTTGACGATAATCAGATCACAGCATTTCATCCGGGCGCCATGAACGACTCGCATCACAACCACGTCGCCGAAGCGAAAGATATCGGGCTGGGCATTGTTGCGCCCGACGGCCGCGATGGCATGCTGCAGCACGCGCGCGAGTTTGCGGATGCCGGCATCCCCTTTGTATTCGACCCGGGTCAGGGCCTGCCGATGTTCAACGGAGACGAGTTGCTGGGATTTCTCCAGCTCGCCGAATACGCGACGATGAACGATTACGAGGCGCAATTACTCGAAGCGCGCACCGCCCGCAAAATCGGCGAGCTGGCCAAACTTGTGCAGGCCCTGATT
Coding sequences:
- a CDS encoding carbohydrate kinase family protein, coding for MRTLICGSIAYDTIMVFRDRFKNHILPDQIHILNISFLVPEMRREFGGCAGNIAFNLKMLGGEPLIMATVGEDSAPYAERLQRLELPQTHLRTMPGTFTAQCFITTDLDDNQITAFHPGAMNDSHHNHVAEAKDIGLGIVAPDGRDGMLQHAREFADAGIPFVFDPGQGLPMFNGDELLGFLQLAEYATMNDYEAQLLEARTARKIGELAKLVQALI